A window of Elgaria multicarinata webbii isolate HBS135686 ecotype San Diego chromosome 2, rElgMul1.1.pri, whole genome shotgun sequence contains these coding sequences:
- the LOC134393372 gene encoding synaptotagmin-1-like translates to MQKIRKGLKKLETCFSPSSLSSCDGDTLASESDVPDRTQGKLRFSLLFHKKRLELLLTVTGALGLPIQECANIFVRARLLSWASSQAPDLQQAVQEWQTQVVKNSSGPTFGDQFVCPLQKAELTKSSIKLEVKHFDKYSRHISLGEVRVALNTLNTSERMEFCEELQKVTKDTVGEVLVSLKYLPISQRIEVGLLKFKTASFYNSLEKRIYARIDIFCNLHKQKHQKSKSKTLASMTVFNETFLFHLPEPDVWDCAVLISVYEMHPSSKPLFGQTVLGKRGPSNKNNHWDRMMQTIQQPVAEWHPLLI, encoded by the exons ATGCAAAAAATCCGAAAAGGTCTCAAGAAACTTGAGACCTGCTTTTCACCTTCCTCGCTCAGTAGCTGCGATGGGGACACCTTGGCAAGTGAAAGCGATGTTCCTGATCGAACCCAGGGCAAACTCAGATTCTCGCTTCTCTTCCACAAAAAGCGCCTAGAGCTGCTCTTGACGGTCACTGGGGCACTGGGCCTCCCCATCCAAGAGTGCGCCAACATCTTTGTTCGGGCCAGGTTGCTGAGCTGGGCTTCTTCCCAGGCCCCTGATCTCCAGCAGGCAGTCCAGGAATGGCAGACACAGGTGGTGAAGAACTCCAGCGGCCCTACTTTTGGGGATCAGTTTGTGTGCCCCCTGCAGAAGGCTGAATTGACAAAGAGCAGCATCAAGTTAGAG GTTAAACACTTTGACAAATATTCCCGGCACATATCTCTGGGAGAAGTGAGGGTAGCCTTGAATACACTAAACACTTCTGAACGCATGGAATTCTGTGAAGAACTACAGAAAGTGACAAAG GACACAGTCGGAGAAGTGCTTGTGTCACTGAAGTACCTTCCAATCTCTCAGAGGATAGAAGTTGGACTACTGAAATTTAAAACTGCATCCTTCTATAATAGCCTGGAGAAAC GCATATATGCAAGGATTGACATCTTCTGCAACCTCCATAAGCAGAAGCATCAGAAATCCAAAAGCAAGACTCTTGCATCGATGACAGTTTTCAATGAAACCTTCCTCTTCCACCTCCCTGAGCCAGACGTTTGGGACTGTGCTGTCCTCATCTCTGTTTATGAGATGCATCCCAGCAGCAAACCGCTTTTTGGGCAGACTGTGCTGGGGAAACGGGGACCCAGCAATAAGAACAATCACTGGGATCGGATGATGCAGACCATCCAGCAGCCTGTAGCTGAGTGGCATCCTTTGCTCATTTAA